One Bradyrhizobium zhanjiangense DNA segment encodes these proteins:
- a CDS encoding ABC transporter ATP-binding protein → MDATATPETILKLSNIESYYGPIMAIRGISLEVPRGRIVTLLGANGAGKTTVLKTISGILDPQKGAIEFMGKPIQRMEADRIVRLGLSHVPEGREVFPFLSVRENLMMGAYPRRDRDGVAEDLERVYGYFPRLKERINQPAGQLSGGEQQMLAIGRALMNRPTLLLLDEPSLGLSPLLVKEIFTIIRRVNEEQGMSILLVEQNAKVALETAHYGYVLEIGRIVMNDTCDRLMHSQDIQEFYLGAKEAGARGERRWKKKKTWR, encoded by the coding sequence ATGGATGCGACCGCGACACCCGAGACCATCCTGAAGCTCTCGAACATCGAGAGCTATTACGGGCCGATCATGGCGATCCGCGGCATCTCGCTGGAGGTGCCGCGCGGCCGCATCGTCACGCTGCTTGGCGCCAATGGCGCCGGCAAGACCACGGTGCTGAAGACCATCTCGGGCATCCTCGATCCGCAGAAGGGCGCGATCGAGTTCATGGGCAAGCCGATCCAGCGCATGGAAGCCGACAGGATCGTGCGGCTCGGCCTCAGCCACGTGCCGGAGGGGCGCGAAGTCTTCCCGTTCCTCTCGGTGCGCGAGAACCTGATGATGGGCGCCTATCCGCGCCGGGATCGCGACGGCGTCGCGGAAGATCTGGAGCGCGTCTACGGCTATTTTCCACGCCTGAAGGAGCGCATCAACCAGCCGGCCGGACAGCTCTCCGGCGGCGAGCAGCAGATGCTGGCGATCGGCCGCGCCCTGATGAACCGGCCGACGTTGTTGCTGCTCGACGAGCCGTCGCTCGGCCTGTCGCCGCTGCTGGTGAAGGAGATCTTCACCATCATCCGCCGCGTCAACGAGGAGCAGGGCATGTCGATCCTGCTGGTCGAGCAAAACGCCAAGGTGGCGCTGGAGACCGCGCATTACGGCTATGTCCTGGAGATCGGCCGGATCGTGATGAACGACACCTGCGACCGCTTGATGCATTCCCAGGACATCCAGGAATTTTACCTTGGCGCCAAAGAAGCGGGCGCTAGAGGCGAACGGCGCTGGAAAAAGAAGAAAACGTGGCGTTAG
- a CDS encoding ABC transporter ATP-binding protein, producing MSYFRAENLSLHFGGLKAVDAVSFAVEKGEILSIIGPNGAGKSSIFNLISRIYRPTSGRIFFEDQDITEQPPYDIAKLGIARTFQNIELFENATVLSNLLVGRHRHSTTQLWQELLFLPSVRANEKVHRRRVEQVIEFLDLEPYRDKLISGLPYGVRKVIELARALCSEPKLILLDEPSSGLNVEETDDMSFWIRDLKNELGVTVLMVEHDMSLVNRVSDRVIALNYGRVLAMGSPAEVQQHPDVVAAYLGA from the coding sequence ATGAGCTATTTCCGCGCCGAGAACCTGTCGCTGCATTTTGGAGGCCTCAAGGCCGTCGATGCGGTCTCGTTCGCGGTCGAGAAGGGCGAGATCCTCTCGATCATCGGTCCCAACGGCGCCGGCAAGAGCTCGATCTTCAATCTGATCTCGCGGATCTACCGGCCGACCTCGGGCCGCATCTTCTTCGAGGACCAGGACATCACGGAGCAGCCGCCCTACGACATCGCCAAGCTCGGCATCGCCCGCACCTTCCAGAACATCGAGCTGTTCGAGAACGCGACCGTGCTCTCCAATCTGCTGGTCGGCCGCCACCGCCATTCCACCACGCAGCTCTGGCAGGAGCTGCTGTTCCTGCCGAGCGTGCGGGCCAACGAGAAGGTGCACCGCCGCCGGGTCGAGCAGGTCATCGAATTCCTCGATCTCGAACCCTATCGCGACAAGCTGATCTCGGGCCTTCCCTACGGCGTGCGCAAGGTGATCGAGCTGGCGCGTGCGCTGTGCTCGGAGCCGAAGCTGATTCTGCTCGACGAGCCGTCCTCCGGCCTCAATGTCGAGGAGACCGACGACATGTCGTTCTGGATCCGCGACTTGAAGAACGAGCTCGGCGTCACCGTGCTGATGGTCGAGCACGACATGTCGCTGGTCAATCGCGTCTCCGATCGCGTCATCGCGCTGAACTACGGCCGGGTGCTCGCGATGGGCTCGCCGGCCGAGGTGCAGCAGCACCCCGACGTCGTCGCCGCGTATCTAGGAGCCTGA
- a CDS encoding branched-chain amino acid ABC transporter permease, with protein MRFLFKTDYEDDIKLFPHSGYVVTYGILIALLLIAPYVLSSYLMSQLVFVCIYATVGVALLILTGFTGQASLGHAAFLAIGAYTAAYLQKYNVPFPVYFLAAGALTGVIGALVGFPALRLTGIYLVIATISFALIVEEVLARWESVTNGNEGMRVKTLSLLGVTVPRDSPAFYYLCLAVLVLTIVGTLNLLRSPTGRAFVAIRDSETAARSMGVNVALYKVKSFAISAAITGLAGVLFAHKLSFISPEMFTLQLSIEFIIVILIGGAFSLHGAVLGAIFIVMIDPFLTYLKDDMPGIIAGITATFGASPATAGNVQSKVAAFASLNGLKGAIYGIIIVLFVLFEPLGLYGRWLKIKLFFQLFPLYKRATFKRQKIYVKSERNR; from the coding sequence ATGCGCTTCCTGTTCAAGACCGACTATGAAGACGACATCAAGCTGTTTCCGCATTCGGGCTACGTCGTCACCTATGGCATCCTGATCGCGCTGCTGCTGATCGCGCCCTACGTGCTTTCCAGCTATCTGATGAGCCAGCTCGTCTTCGTCTGCATCTATGCGACCGTCGGCGTGGCGCTGCTGATCCTCACCGGCTTCACGGGGCAGGCTTCGCTCGGCCACGCCGCGTTCCTCGCGATTGGGGCCTATACTGCGGCCTATTTGCAGAAATACAACGTGCCGTTTCCGGTCTACTTCCTCGCCGCGGGAGCCTTGACCGGCGTCATCGGTGCGTTGGTCGGCTTTCCCGCCCTGCGCCTGACAGGCATCTACCTCGTCATCGCCACCATCTCCTTTGCCTTGATCGTGGAGGAGGTCCTGGCACGCTGGGAGAGCGTCACCAACGGCAACGAGGGCATGCGGGTCAAGACGCTGTCGCTGCTCGGCGTCACGGTCCCGCGTGACAGCCCGGCCTTCTATTACCTGTGTCTTGCCGTACTGGTGCTGACCATCGTCGGCACGCTCAACCTGTTGCGTTCGCCGACGGGGCGCGCCTTCGTCGCGATCCGCGACTCCGAGACGGCGGCGCGCAGCATGGGCGTCAATGTCGCGCTCTACAAGGTCAAGTCCTTTGCGATCTCGGCGGCGATCACCGGCCTTGCCGGCGTGCTGTTCGCGCACAAGCTCTCCTTCATCTCGCCGGAGATGTTCACGCTTCAGCTCTCGATCGAATTCATCATCGTGATCCTGATCGGCGGTGCCTTCAGCCTGCACGGCGCGGTGCTGGGCGCGATCTTCATCGTCATGATCGATCCGTTCCTAACCTATCTGAAGGATGACATGCCCGGCATCATCGCCGGCATCACCGCGACATTTGGTGCGAGCCCGGCGACTGCGGGCAACGTCCAGTCAAAAGTCGCGGCCTTCGCCTCGCTCAACGGCCTGAAAGGCGCGATCTACGGCATCATTATCGTGCTGTTCGTGCTGTTCGAGCCGCTCGGGCTCTACGGCCGCTGGCTGAAGATCAAGCTCTTCTTCCAGCTGTTCCCGCTCTACAAGCGCGCCACCTTCAAGCGGCAGAAGATCTACGTGAAGTCGGAGCGCAACCGATGA
- a CDS encoding branched-chain amino acid ABC transporter permease, with product MLDFVQQLVSGVALGCVYGLIALGFVLVYKATEVVNFAQGDLMMLGGFFAFTFIGMMGLNYWIGFAGAVAAMALFGMLAERVVVRPILGYPQFSIIMATIGLGYFLRSIAGMIWGTDDLKIETPFSQGVLRMGSLVLAYDKLSVIAATMILCTLLWLFFNKTTLGTAMRASSENMLAAYYMGIPVKRVVSIVWAISAAVATCAGVLLAPITFIHSNVGLVLGLKAFPAAVLGGFGSIPGAVVGGVLIGVIESMAGFYLPEGWKDAAPYIVLLTVLLLKPEGLFGLHVRKKV from the coding sequence ATGCTGGATTTCGTTCAGCAGCTGGTCAGCGGTGTTGCGCTCGGCTGCGTCTACGGCCTGATCGCGCTCGGCTTCGTGCTCGTCTACAAGGCCACCGAGGTCGTCAATTTCGCCCAGGGCGATCTGATGATGCTCGGCGGCTTCTTCGCTTTCACCTTCATCGGCATGATGGGCCTGAACTACTGGATCGGCTTTGCCGGTGCGGTGGCCGCCATGGCGCTGTTCGGTATGCTGGCCGAGCGCGTGGTGGTCCGGCCGATCCTCGGCTATCCGCAATTCTCCATCATCATGGCGACGATCGGCCTCGGCTATTTCCTGCGTTCGATCGCCGGCATGATCTGGGGCACCGACGATCTGAAGATCGAGACGCCGTTCAGCCAGGGCGTGCTGCGCATGGGCTCGCTGGTGCTCGCCTACGACAAGCTCTCTGTGATCGCGGCGACGATGATCCTGTGCACGCTGCTCTGGCTGTTCTTCAACAAGACCACGCTCGGCACCGCGATGCGCGCCAGCTCCGAGAACATGCTGGCGGCCTACTACATGGGCATTCCGGTCAAGCGCGTGGTGTCGATCGTATGGGCCATCAGCGCGGCGGTCGCGACCTGCGCCGGTGTGCTGCTGGCGCCGATCACCTTCATCCACTCCAATGTCGGCCTCGTGCTCGGCCTGAAGGCATTTCCGGCCGCCGTGCTCGGTGGCTTCGGGTCGATCCCGGGCGCAGTCGTTGGTGGCGTGCTGATCGGCGTCATCGAGAGCATGGCCGGCTTTTATTTGCCCGAAGGCTGGAAGGACGCCGCGCCCTACATCGTGCTGCTCACCGTGCTGCTCTTGAAGCCTGAAGGCCTGTTCGGCCTCCACGTCCGCAAGAAGGTCTGA
- a CDS encoding ABC transporter ATP-binding protein translates to MKPGSSALEVVGLTKRFDRLAVDGLDLTIHAGEFYALVGPNGAGKTTTLRMVAGLLRPDAGSVSIFGIDALQNPGAAKQVMAWVSDEPMIYDKLTPLEYLEFVAGLWGIAPTSSEPVAQELLGSLGPPHRHERCEGFSKGMRQKVALAGALVHHPHLIILDEPLTGLDAVSARHVKGLLSERVRAGCTVIMTTHILEVAERMADRIGVIASGQLVAEGTLDELRRQNGHDDTSLEDLFIALVTLPDAA, encoded by the coding sequence ATGAAGCCGGGCAGCTCGGCGCTGGAAGTCGTGGGGTTAACGAAGCGTTTTGACCGTTTGGCGGTCGATGGCCTCGATCTCACCATTCATGCCGGCGAGTTCTATGCCCTGGTCGGCCCCAACGGCGCCGGCAAGACCACCACCCTGCGCATGGTCGCGGGCCTGTTGCGGCCCGACGCCGGCAGCGTCTCGATCTTCGGCATCGATGCGCTCCAAAACCCCGGCGCCGCCAAGCAGGTGATGGCATGGGTGTCCGACGAGCCGATGATCTACGACAAGCTGACACCGCTCGAATATCTCGAGTTCGTCGCCGGTCTCTGGGGCATCGCGCCGACTAGCTCGGAACCGGTTGCGCAGGAGCTTCTCGGCTCGCTCGGTCCGCCGCACCGGCACGAACGCTGCGAGGGTTTTTCCAAGGGCATGCGCCAGAAGGTGGCACTGGCTGGCGCGCTGGTGCACCATCCCCACCTCATCATCCTCGACGAGCCGCTGACGGGGTTAGATGCCGTTTCCGCCCGCCATGTGAAGGGCCTCCTCAGCGAGCGCGTCCGCGCCGGCTGCACCGTGATCATGACCACGCATATTCTGGAGGTGGCCGAGCGCATGGCCGACCGCATCGGCGTGATCGCATCGGGCCAACTGGTCGCCGAAGGCACGCTCGACGAGCTGCGCCGGCAGAACGGCCATGACGACACCAGCCTCGAAGACCTCTTCATCGCGCTGGTGACGCTTCCGGACGCCGCATGA
- a CDS encoding permease — MSSATALSWFARHEFRLAWREWFAMMTGGRRKRARAAMIGLLFFAALLHLPAWAVIGRFADLQVPLDKSSLIVISATIFLAWTLMLSQAIESVTRVFYARADLDLIMSSPARLANLFSVRIAAIALTVTMMALLFSTPFIDVLVIGGGARWLSAFGVVIAMGLSAAAIAIAVTILLFRLIGPARTRLIAQILAAIIGAGFVIALQVAAIMSYGTLSRFTILTSGRVAAHAPDVDSIWWWPARATMGDSEALLLLLALGLVLLGSVMAIFSRRFADTAIDAAAYGTAGRVRAKERPFRGGSRQQALRRKEFSLLWRDPWLISQTLMQLLYLVPPALLLWRNFADSSAALTLITPVMVMAAGQLAGGLAWLTISGEDAPDLVATSPLTPSSVIRAKIEVVLIATAVIFCPLVAALAFASPFQAAISAGAIIISAASATAIQLWFRVQARRSQFRRRQTSSRLATFAEAFSSIGWAASAALLLALPIAGLVSGLITASLIAITWKFSPRRE, encoded by the coding sequence ATGAGTTCGGCGACCGCGCTGTCCTGGTTCGCCCGTCACGAGTTCCGGCTCGCCTGGCGCGAATGGTTCGCCATGATGACGGGCGGACGGCGCAAGCGGGCACGCGCCGCCATGATCGGCCTGCTGTTCTTCGCCGCACTCCTGCACCTGCCGGCCTGGGCCGTGATCGGCCGCTTCGCCGACCTGCAAGTGCCGCTCGACAAATCCTCGCTGATCGTGATCTCGGCAACGATCTTTCTGGCCTGGACCTTGATGCTGTCGCAGGCGATCGAATCGGTGACGCGGGTGTTTTACGCCCGCGCCGATCTCGACCTCATCATGTCCTCGCCGGCGAGGCTGGCCAATCTGTTCTCGGTGCGCATTGCTGCGATCGCGCTCACCGTCACGATGATGGCGCTGCTGTTCTCGACGCCCTTCATCGACGTGCTGGTGATCGGCGGCGGTGCGCGATGGCTGAGCGCGTTCGGCGTCGTGATCGCGATGGGCCTTTCGGCAGCTGCGATCGCGATTGCCGTCACCATTCTCCTGTTTCGGCTGATCGGCCCGGCGCGGACGCGCCTGATCGCCCAGATCCTCGCCGCGATCATCGGCGCGGGCTTCGTGATCGCGCTCCAGGTCGCCGCGATCATGTCCTACGGCACGCTATCGCGCTTCACCATCCTGACCTCGGGTCGCGTGGCCGCCCACGCGCCCGATGTCGACAGCATCTGGTGGTGGCCGGCGCGGGCGACCATGGGCGACAGCGAAGCGCTGCTGTTGCTCCTCGCGCTCGGGCTGGTGCTGCTCGGAAGCGTCATGGCGATCTTCTCACGCCGCTTTGCCGACACCGCCATCGACGCGGCGGCGTATGGCACAGCCGGCCGCGTGCGCGCCAAGGAGCGCCCCTTCCGCGGCGGATCGCGGCAGCAGGCGCTGCGGCGCAAGGAATTTTCGCTGCTCTGGCGCGATCCTTGGCTGATCTCGCAGACCCTGATGCAGCTTCTGTACCTGGTGCCACCGGCGCTACTGCTCTGGCGCAATTTTGCCGACAGTTCGGCGGCGCTGACGCTGATCACGCCTGTCATGGTGATGGCTGCCGGACAGCTCGCCGGCGGGCTTGCCTGGCTGACCATCTCGGGCGAGGACGCGCCCGACCTGGTCGCGACCTCGCCGCTGACGCCATCCAGCGTCATCCGTGCCAAGATCGAGGTGGTGCTGATCGCGACCGCCGTGATCTTCTGCCCCCTGGTTGCGGCACTGGCCTTCGCCTCGCCATTCCAGGCGGCAATCAGCGCCGGCGCGATCATCATCAGCGCAGCTTCCGCCACCGCGATCCAACTCTGGTTCCGGGTGCAGGCGCGGCGCAGCCAGTTCCGCCGGCGCCAGACTTCCTCGCGGCTTGCGACCTTTGCCGAAGCCTTCTCCTCGATCGGCTGGGCCGCCAGCGCCGCGCTGCTGCTTGCTCTTCCCATCGCCGGCCTCGTCAGCGGCCTGATCACAGCCAGCCTCATCGCCATCACCTGGAAGTTCAGCCCAAGGCGCGAATAA
- a CDS encoding AbrB/MazE/SpoVT family DNA-binding domain-containing protein — MGELTVTAKGQVTLRKDLLEHLGVHPGDKISIEKLPGGRVEVKAARPTGKISDAFGILKTKSNARSLSIEEMNEIIADGWAGKR, encoded by the coding sequence ATGGGTGAGCTTACCGTCACAGCCAAAGGACAAGTCACGCTGCGAAAGGATTTGCTGGAGCACCTAGGTGTGCATCCGGGTGACAAGATCTCGATCGAAAAGCTTCCGGGCGGGCGCGTTGAAGTGAAAGCAGCTCGACCCACCGGCAAGATCTCAGATGCTTTCGGCATTCTAAAGACAAAAAGTAATGCGCGGTCGTTGTCGATCGAGGAGATGAACGAGATTATCGCTGACGGCTGGGCTGGCAAGCGATGA
- a CDS encoding type II toxin-antitoxin system VapC family toxin → MKITPDTNVLVRVLVEDDAEQSKAAQAILRKADVIAISITALCELTWVLSRGYKISAADIAIAIRRLINAANVAANRPVAEAGLALLDAGGDFADGVIAHEGNWLGADTFVSFDKKAVKLIEASGGLARTP, encoded by the coding sequence ATGAAAATAACACCCGACACCAACGTATTGGTACGGGTTCTCGTCGAGGATGATGCCGAGCAGAGCAAGGCGGCTCAGGCCATTCTCAGGAAGGCAGACGTGATAGCTATCTCGATCACCGCACTGTGCGAGCTGACCTGGGTTCTCTCACGTGGTTACAAGATTTCTGCTGCCGACATCGCGATTGCAATTCGACGCTTGATCAATGCCGCCAATGTAGCGGCGAACCGTCCAGTAGCGGAAGCAGGATTGGCGCTGCTCGATGCCGGCGGCGATTTCGCCGACGGCGTCATCGCCCACGAAGGCAACTGGCTCGGAGCCGACACCTTCGTGTCTTTCGACAAGAAGGCCGTGAAACTGATCGAGGCAAGCGGCGGATTGGCGCGGACGCCTTAG
- a CDS encoding MBL fold metallo-hydrolase gives MTRLLLTALAILGWLMAPALAQQPPQRSECLAMANAAPRALPVALRHAGGSAEVEITYAGHSTYFIDTPGGLRIATDYSGAYQVGRRPDVVTMNRAHSTHYTLFPDKRIPHVLHGWGEDGKPAVISERIGDTFIRNVTTDIRRYFGDDSGADMIRDGNSIFIFEVAGLCIGHLGHLHHKLDDSHFAQIGRLDIVMVPIDGTYTMSLDGISEITKRLRSSVVLPMHRFATPLDDFIRRIGQQFEIDQRIERWFRISRDALPSKPTVIILDGV, from the coding sequence ATGACCCGACTATTGCTGACGGCTCTTGCGATCCTCGGCTGGCTGATGGCTCCTGCCCTCGCCCAGCAGCCACCTCAACGCAGCGAATGCCTGGCGATGGCGAACGCGGCGCCCCGCGCGCTGCCGGTCGCGCTCCGGCACGCCGGCGGCTCAGCCGAGGTCGAGATCACCTATGCCGGCCACTCCACCTATTTCATCGATACGCCCGGGGGCCTGCGCATCGCCACCGATTATAGCGGCGCCTATCAGGTGGGACGGCGCCCCGATGTCGTCACCATGAACCGGGCCCACAGCACTCACTACACCCTGTTCCCGGACAAGCGCATTCCCCATGTGCTGCATGGCTGGGGCGAGGACGGCAAGCCCGCGGTGATCTCCGAGCGCATCGGCGACACCTTCATCCGCAATGTCACCACCGACATCCGCCGCTATTTCGGCGACGATTCCGGCGCCGACATGATCCGCGACGGCAACTCGATCTTCATCTTCGAGGTCGCCGGCCTCTGCATCGGTCATCTCGGCCATCTCCACCACAAGCTCGACGACAGCCATTTCGCCCAGATCGGGCGGCTCGACATCGTGATGGTGCCGATCGACGGCACCTACACCATGTCGCTGGACGGCATCTCCGAGATCACCAAACGGCTGCGCTCCTCGGTGGTGCTGCCGATGCACCGCTTCGCTACACCGCTCGACGATTTCATACGCCGGATCGGCCAGCAGTTCGAGATCGACCAGCGCATCGAGCGATGGTTCCGGATCTCGCGGGATGCGCTGCCGTCGAAGCCGACGGTGATCATCCTCGACGGGGTCTGA
- a CDS encoding amidohydrolase family protein, with product MAASGLPASTSGLFVEPREDWLAQHQEEIIDAARPIVDPHHHLWNRGHRYLIEEMAADIASGHNIIATVYVDCRSMYRAHGPEAFRPIGEVEFANGVAAMSASGAYGNAAICAGIVSHANLLLGDAAKPVLEAEIAAGNGRFRGIRHSSAWDEDPVVAGMYANRPKGLLRDPTFRKGFACLAPLNLSFDAWLFHPQIGELTELARAFPDTRIVLDHCGGPAGVGRFAGRREEVFAQWRASIREIAKCENVVVKLGGLAMCLLGYDFHLRARPPSSEELATAWRPYVETCIEAFGPKRAMFESNFPPDKGQCSYQVIFNAFKRIAAPLSEAEKTALFSQTAIDFYRLELPS from the coding sequence ATGGCCGCAAGCGGGTTGCCCGCCAGTACGAGCGGGCTGTTTGTCGAGCCGCGCGAGGACTGGCTCGCGCAGCACCAGGAGGAGATCATCGATGCGGCCCGGCCGATCGTCGATCCTCACCACCACCTCTGGAATCGCGGGCATCGCTATCTGATCGAGGAGATGGCAGCCGACATCGCCTCCGGCCACAACATCATTGCAACCGTCTATGTCGATTGCCGCTCGATGTATCGCGCGCATGGGCCAGAGGCGTTCCGGCCCATCGGCGAGGTCGAGTTCGCCAATGGCGTCGCCGCGATGAGCGCGAGCGGTGCTTACGGCAACGCGGCGATCTGTGCGGGCATCGTCAGCCACGCCAATCTGCTGCTGGGTGACGCGGCCAAGCCGGTGCTGGAAGCGGAAATCGCGGCGGGCAACGGCCGCTTCCGCGGCATCAGGCATTCCTCGGCCTGGGACGAAGACCCCGTCGTCGCCGGCATGTATGCGAACCGGCCGAAGGGCCTGTTGCGGGATCCGACCTTCCGCAAGGGATTCGCCTGCCTCGCGCCGCTGAACCTCAGCTTCGATGCCTGGCTGTTTCATCCGCAGATCGGCGAGCTCACCGAGCTTGCGCGCGCCTTTCCCGATACCAGGATCGTGCTCGACCATTGCGGCGGCCCGGCCGGCGTCGGACGCTTTGCAGGACGGCGCGAGGAGGTGTTTGCACAGTGGCGCGCCTCGATCCGCGAGATTGCGAAATGCGAGAACGTAGTGGTTAAGCTCGGCGGGCTCGCAATGTGCCTGCTCGGCTACGACTTCCATTTGCGCGCGAGGCCGCCGTCATCCGAGGAGCTTGCCACGGCCTGGCGGCCTTATGTCGAAACCTGCATCGAAGCGTTCGGACCCAAACGCGCGATGTTCGAGAGCAATTTCCCGCCGGACAAAGGCCAGTGCAGCTATCAGGTGATCTTCAACGCCTTCAAGCGCATCGCGGCGCCCCTGAGCGAGGCCGAGAAGACGGCACTGTTCTCACAGACCGCGATTGATTTCTATCGGCTCGAACTGCCATCGTGA
- a CDS encoding cupin domain-containing protein yields the protein MSRAMIEIGSCNVDLELRPIEPSWIIEGNPVSRSRVLSTSADGTAQTIIWACTEGRFSWYYDIDETIMIMEGSIVLESDGMPPKRYGPGDVIFFRDGAHAKWHVEGHVKKIAFCRKTNPVMIGFLIRVVNKLKKMFTSTGERRPASLMGAG from the coding sequence ATGTCGCGCGCAATGATTGAAATCGGCAGTTGCAATGTGGATCTCGAGCTGCGGCCGATCGAGCCGTCCTGGATCATCGAGGGTAACCCGGTGTCGCGCTCGCGCGTCCTGTCCACCAGCGCCGACGGCACGGCCCAGACCATCATCTGGGCCTGCACCGAGGGGCGCTTCAGCTGGTACTACGATATCGACGAGACGATCATGATCATGGAAGGATCGATCGTGCTCGAAAGCGACGGCATGCCGCCGAAGCGCTACGGCCCCGGCGACGTCATTTTCTTCCGCGACGGCGCGCATGCCAAATGGCATGTCGAAGGCCACGTCAAGAAGATCGCGTTCTGCCGCAAGACCAATCCCGTGATGATCGGGTTCCTGATCCGCGTCGTCAACAAGCTGAAGAAGATGTTCACCTCCACCGGCGAACGCCGTCCAGCCTCGTTGATGGGTGCAGGCTAG
- a CDS encoding aminopeptidase: MTDHRNSATPIDPAKLDRLAEVAVKVGLGLRPGQDLLLTAPAIALPLVRRIAVHAYKAGAGIVTPILSDEEMTLARYRHGQDNSFDRAAGWLYEGMAKAFSDNTARLAIVGDNPMLLSGEDPSKVARASKANSMAYQPALEKIVNFDTNWNIIAYPSPSWAKQVFPNDPEDIAIGKLADAIFAASRVDREDAISNWASHNAVLRERTNWLNGQRFRALQYSGPGTDLTIGLADGHEWEGGASLSKNGISCNANIPTEEVFTTPHCRRVYGHVVSSKPLSYQGTLIDNIAVRFEDGKIVDAKASRGAEVLNKVLDTDEGARRLGEVALVPHSSPISQSGLLFYNTLFDENAASHIALGQCYSKCFINGAQLTPQQIAAQGGNQSLIHIDWMIGSAETDIDGILADGSKVPVFRKGEWAK, from the coding sequence ATGACTGATCACCGCAATTCCGCTACTCCCATCGATCCCGCGAAACTCGACCGGCTGGCCGAGGTGGCGGTGAAGGTGGGCCTGGGCTTGCGGCCGGGACAGGATCTTCTTCTGACGGCGCCTGCCATCGCGCTGCCGCTGGTGCGGCGGATTGCCGTGCACGCCTACAAGGCCGGCGCCGGCATCGTGACGCCGATCCTTTCGGACGAGGAGATGACGCTGGCGCGCTACCGCCACGGCCAGGACAACAGTTTCGATCGTGCCGCCGGCTGGCTGTACGAGGGCATGGCCAAGGCCTTCTCGGACAACACCGCGCGGCTCGCCATCGTCGGCGACAATCCGATGCTGCTGTCGGGCGAGGATCCGTCGAAGGTGGCGCGCGCCAGCAAGGCCAACTCCATGGCCTATCAGCCGGCATTGGAAAAAATCGTCAATTTCGACACCAACTGGAACATCATCGCCTATCCGAGCCCGTCCTGGGCCAAGCAGGTTTTTCCTAATGATCCCGAGGACATCGCGATCGGCAAGCTCGCGGATGCGATCTTCGCCGCGTCTCGCGTCGACCGCGAGGACGCGATCAGCAATTGGGCGAGCCACAATGCGGTGCTGCGCGAGCGCACCAACTGGCTCAACGGCCAGCGCTTTCGCGCGTTGCAATATTCGGGTCCCGGCACCGACCTCACCATCGGGCTCGCCGACGGCCATGAATGGGAGGGCGGTGCCTCACTCTCCAAGAACGGCATCAGCTGCAACGCCAACATTCCGACCGAAGAGGTTTTCACCACGCCGCATTGCCGCCGCGTCTACGGCCACGTCGTGAGCTCGAAGCCGCTGTCCTACCAGGGCACCCTGATCGACAACATCGCGGTGCGTTTCGAGGACGGCAAGATCGTCGATGCCAAGGCCTCGCGCGGCGCAGAGGTGCTGAACAAGGTGCTCGACACCGACGAGGGCGCGCGCCGCCTCGGCGAGGTGGCGCTGGTGCCGCATTCCTCGCCGATCTCGCAGAGCGGGCTGTTGTTCTACAACACCCTATTCGACGAGAATGCGGCCTCCCACATCGCGCTCGGCCAATGCTACTCGAAATGCTTCATCAACGGCGCGCAGCTCACGCCGCAGCAGATCGCCGCGCAAGGCGGCAACCAGAGCCTGATCCATATCGACTGGATGATCGGCTCGGCCGAGACCGACATCGACGGCATTCTCGCCGACGGCAGCAAGGTGCCGGTGTTCCGCAAGGGCGAGTGGGCGAAGTAG